The Populus alba chromosome 6, ASM523922v2, whole genome shotgun sequence genomic interval TGATGTAGTTATTGTATAAATGTACTTTTCCAAATCTAACACGAGGATGGCGTTGCCGTGTTCCATCAAAAAAGCAATGGTGAATGGTTACTCGAATACATCTGTCACCAACATGAGTAGGATCAGCTCCAATGAGCATCGTTTTATCATGTTGCGCAAAGTGACACCTGTAGATAATATTTAAAGCCATCAGATAAAATagcgaaagaaaaaaaatagtgctTCCCATGCACCGGGGATTCACCTCACCTAGAAACAGTAATATCAGTGCTTTCTCGGTTGATATCTATCAGCCCATCATCATAGTCACGAAGGCTGCAACGGTCTATCCATATATGCTTTGAATTGGGTTTTATCTGAATGCCATCAACATCAGGTCCTCTACCACCTTCAAACTCTAGATTGCATATAATAACATGCTCGCATTCCTTCAGTCTCAAACCCTTGCCTGTAAGTTTTATTCTTTGACCCCGGCCATCAATGGTTTTATAAGACGAGACATTCAAGTAAGATCCAAGCTGAATGGTGCCTGATACTTCAAAGACAATCCAAAGTGGCTCTTTTTTCCGACATCCATCTCTAAGTGATCCAGGGCCATCATCTgcaaacaaatgaaaatcaatAACAGACTTAAAATGTGCACCAAAAATAGTCTAAAAAAGCTGTTCCACCATCAAGACCAAACAAAATGATCAGAAAAGCCCATTGATTTGCTACAAATGTGATAAACTAGTTTCAGAAATTGAAGGTGAGACAtgctaataaaattacaaaaccaGTGTCAGCAACCAGAAGAAACTGCAGGTCACAACCATAATCACGGTTCACATCCAAAACATTAAACCTCCATTGTCAAAATTCAACCAATAACTAAAGGTTTTTCTAAAACCCCAAAAAAGTTGAATATGTGAAACTcagaatcataatttttaaactctAACCATGCATCCCAAACAGGTCCAATTAAAGAAGAACCAGAAAGGATCTGAAATTAGCAGTCACAAAATGCTGCACAATCTTATAAGTTCTAGTAGAACTAACTAACGGAAGAATTTATCCTACATATCATGAATCCCCAGCCCTAAGTAACCATGATCAGCATTTCTACAGACAACCTTCAAATAATATTCACATTACACAGTGCACAAGGTCGGAAGAACTaatactactttttttttttaccaaaaatccATCCCTAAGCAGCTCAGACCATCATCTACAATCAAATGAATAACAATAgagattccttttttttttttttaaatacgaaATCTGTCCCTAAGCTGTTCAGGCCATCATCTACACTATagttaacaacaacaataaaccTATGGGGAGTACCAAATAGTGTCAAAATGTTGTTGCACCATccacaacaaataaaattatctgaAAGAGCCATTGATTAGCTACAAATGTTATCCAGTTTTTTCAGAAATTGATGGGGAGGCATTCCAATGAAGTCACGAACTAGGTATCGGCAACCAGAAAAACAGCAGGTCATGACCATGACCACATTTCACACCAAAAACATTAGACCTCCACTGTCAATACTCGCAAATCAGACAATAAGACAGGGTTTTTcctaaatgctaaaaaaatgcTCAAAACGTTATATTCAGAAATCATAAACCGGCGAAACTCTAAGAATTGctgcaaaatcaaataaataatgctTCAATAGTCCCAGGAAGCAAAGCAGCGACCCTGCAATATTCTCACCAAATATTGACAATATTTCCTCAGACAAAAGAAGTCACATTGAGTTAATGCACAATTTTACACAGAAAAGACCAGAcaaaaacccataaattataaaaaggCCAATTCAGCCAGAAAAGGAATATTAATCAAATCCCAGTAACAATCATCTGAAAACACAATCCAAATTTACCCAATAACGTGGTGACATAATAAATGGGCCCATGGAGGCCACCGATGGCACAGCGACCGAACCCCTCGGCCTGGGCAGCAAGAGCACGCAAGGCAGAGTCGACATGAGAGTAAGGCAAAGAGGTAGCCATGTAGGATGCGTGGATTGATGAGTTGGGAATAAGAATGTGTTCGGGTTGATAAATAGAGGGCGGTACAGGTTGTGATGGTGAAGGAGCAGAAGCAGTTTTATCGGGGGAAGGGACGTTTCCATTATTACGGAACTTGCGGTGATCACCATGAGCATGGGAGTTTCCCATTTGTTTGTTAATTAACGTTTAAATGACAAGACAGATAGAGAAACAGCTAGCTACGAGCTGTTACTCTTCTTCCTGGTTTGAATTTCATTCATTGATCTTTGCTGCAactgaaacaaacaaaaaacacaccCCCACAGAGAGATAGAGATTACGTGGCACCGTTTGGTTGTGCCGCTCAGCATTGCTAttcaaatatgtatttttatttttatatcgttttaatataatattaaaaataaatttaaaatataataaaatatattattttaatatatttaaaaaacattaaatgctAACCCGTGGAGCATGATAGGGGTAGATAAAAGCAATGCTGCAGTTGTTTATTGTAACAAAAGTTGAATAATATGTGAAAATCATTCTAAATTAAAACAGtgagttataataataattttatttttagcagataaacattttttttggcttttttcaATAACGGCAATCAAGTTTTCTTTTAGTAccagaaaagataaaaaaagaagctttgcCTTTGGggtattttgttatttttacataggtattttgtgtaattaagaTGACCATGaggcattttagtattttcatattgtattttttattttttaatcaaaaagctgctagagcatgttttatacaTCCCAGCGAGTTGGCAACGCCTGCACTATTAAGACGGCTTAAAAGACACTTTTCGGTGGCCAAATCTGTCCATCTATCGTATCACTAGACGCACAGTCATGTCTTCTTCCATATAAAGCAGTACATGTAGACATATCATGGTTAGATTGCAGTCAATAATCGATtgctttagttttttcttcttttttttctctctcatgaCAACTAAAATGGATTGTTGTCCTCTCtttgtttattgtttgtttGGGTCTGACATAGGCTGCTAAACCCAAGTGCCTCAGATCTGGCAACAATATATGATGTCAAATCCACGCGCGAGTCCGCTTGGCAGACCTAGGTGCTAGTCTAGTAGACCTAGAGGCTTGGGTCTGGTATGGCCGCTAGACCCAAGGCGCTTAGATTTGCAAGACCATCAGACCCATTCCTTTTAGATTTGGCATGATCACCAGACAGAAGtgcctataaaaaataaaatatattttttaaaaaattaattaggactTCAATTTAGGATACTTCAAGGATACCCGATGCTCTTGGATTTGACATGATCGCCACACAGAAGtgcctataaaaaataaaataatatttttgaaaattaattaggattccagtttaggatacttcaaggataatataaattttttttataaaaaaattagcatttctgtttatgatactttaaagatagtttaaatgttttttttagaaaaaataaaacaaaattattaaaataattaattagtgttttttgtttaggaCACTTCAAgggtagtttaattttttttttagaaaaaataaaataaaattattaaaataattatttagtgtttttatttaggACACTTCAAgggtagtttaaatgttttttaataaaaaaaatttataaaaaaaatcaattaggatttttgtttaggatacttcaaggataatttaaatatttgtttttagaaaaaataaaaaaattattaaataattaattaacatttctgtttaagatattttaagggtagtttaaatgtttttttttaaattattaaaataaataattagcatttctatttaggatacttcaaaggtagtttaaaattttttttatataaaaaataaaaacatattagttaatatttttatttatgatacttcaagaatagtttaaatatttttttagaaaaaaaaattaattagcatttttgtttaggatactttaagagtagtttaaatgtttttttataaaataaaataaaataataataataataaaatatatatatatatatatatatacacaaaaattaattatgagttCTGATTaggatacttgaaagatagtttaaatatttttttataaaaaataaaataaattaaattaattagacacGACTGCCAGACCCAAGCGATGCCGCCAGACCTGATGAGCTTAAAACTTTCTCTATactcttaacatttttttacatttgaaaaaacAGTTGATATTGACCCTTTGCAGAGCGCATACCAATATACTAGTCAAAATTAATTGTGCTAGGATTGGATAGGGTTGGGCTCTGTTATTCTCTCTATTCGTGATGACTTTgtacatttttttcctttttaaaatttcCACTAGATTATTTGACTTGTGTTATGTGGTAGgtggattcaattttttttaacataaaaaaatatttagaagttgttaatgtttttttcctgtgggaaaaaaaaattaaaccatatagGGGTTGAATGTGATTCAATTGACTTTGCGGgtcaaaaaataactcaaacgACTTATAAGAATATAGTTTGATACACAAAAATACCAACATGACatctctttttaatattaaaataatagcatATTGGATTGACTTGGGTCAATCcgggttaacatgtcaaatttatgattcgggttatgagaccatgataatcccatagaaagcaaataaaaaaaatattatgaaacttaattctaaatcaatttaatgttgaaggatgagttgaaaaaaaatcaatttaaaaaaggaactaaaaaaacaaattaagttaGCTTATTAAACCCGCGATTTGAGTCATAAAAGcaagataaccttatagaaagcaaattaaaataaattatgaaatctaattttcaaataGTCTATtgttgaatatgatttttttaaaaaaatcaattaaaaaaaacataaaaaatgaaccAAGTCAATCAGCCAAACCTATAAATTGAgtaatgagattgagataatttcatagaaaaaaaaaaaaacctgatttaACCCAAGTTAACCTGCCAAAGTCACGACTTTAGTTATGAGATTTAGATAACCATGTACAtagcaaatataaataaattataaatctcaattcTTAGTCGACCATGTTGGACACAATATTAAACgatgaaatttgtaaaaatattaattaaaaaatgacacaaCAAAATGAATCAAGTTAATCTGTTAAGCACTATTCATGAATCATATGCTcgagataacctaataaaaagcaaagtAGAATAATTCATGaaacctaattttcaatcaaacacaatattaaatgataaaattaaaaagaaaaacaattaaaaaattaaatcaactagGTTAACCGGTTAAACCCACAACTCAGGTCATGAGATAataataactcaataaaaaaaatttcaatgttgaaggatccATGACCCgggtcatgagatcgagatatccttttagaaaataaatctaaaaaacaatatgatttaaCTAGGATTTAAATGTCAAAACTCATGGCCATgatcatgaaatcaaaatattctcatagaaaacaaattataacatATTATGATGCTTAATTCTCATATAAACCtaggagaataaattaaattgttagaATCAAGAGATTAACCGattattcaatatataaatCTTGCTTTTAAGCtacttgaattatatatatatatatatatatatatatatatatatatatatatatatatataaaagaatgagCAAAGGCACAtatgatataatataatttgCATAAAAGCAAAAAAGTCCACGAAGTTGTGCATGGAGAAAGTCCCTTATtacatattttatatgatataatataattttttatgtaataaaataGAATGGATAGATGTATTACATTCCTTTATTTGCTTACAAATATTCTTGGTAGTGTAAGAGATGCTTTttacaaagttttattttatttcttgatttttcttaaaaaaattattttaattttaaattttttccccTTACAAACTAATcctataaaagaaaggaaagtagAAGAAATCATGGATTTGTAGTAGCTAAATTGAGAGGGGAAAATGAACGATAACTAAATTCGAtcaaatcataactcaaaatagTCATGttaatatttgatatattaatatgttttgtttttatttgcgtttatcttttaaaaaaaaattaaaagaaaagtgatAACTCAACATCCTGGGCTCATTTAGGTGCTAGGCCTAACCATAAATGGGTATGACAAGCTATCAAATCCATTATCATTGGGTTTAACTAATCGCTGAGCCCAACCATATATAGATATTGTGCGTTGTCAGACTTACTATTATTGGGTTCAATAAAATGCTGAGTCTAAATAGATATAAGTCTGATGAGCTGTCAAAGCCAGTATCCTTTAGCTCAATTAAACACTAAGCCCGAGCATATAAAGGTCCAACAAGCAGCTTGACCCATCATTCTTGAACTTGGACGAGTGTTGAGTCCAAGCTCCTTTTACTCCAGGAATCTTATGTTTTATAACTAGACCACGAGTTAGAGATATTTTATCCTCTCACAAGTCAGAGATATTTCTTACCCTTGAGCCCCTCctcttgagagagagagagagagagacaagtTTATAAGCTATAAAAAGACTATGAATCCTTCAAATAAAGGGGTCTAAATCTCTATTTTCtattgcatatttattttcagagtctctttttaaaatatcattgcattttatctaaaaaagatatttatttaagcaTTAAAGAATCTTAAAATTCACCAAAGAGAGCTTTTTACAGGTATCAAGTACTGAGCCTTATTGATTAGGATCACAGTTGAAACCGTTTTCcccaaaaaattgaaatatgtttttgcttaaaattattttttatgtttttgaattgttttgatgtgctgatgttaaaaataatttttataaataaaaaattaatattattttaatatatttataagtgaaaaatattttttaaaagtaaccgGTATCATACTCACAAATACCATTATATTATGAAACACAGAATTCGCTTGAAAAGCTACCAAAAAAAGGATTTATTAAAACTAATGAATTGAACTAAATTCATGGGGCATGAAACCCTTTTATTATGAAATACCAACTTACAAATAGTAACAATTTTGATTTACAGttcaatcaaattcaaataaattataataaacttaCTTCGATTGTATTTAAGattgtaatagtagtagtatttaaagtgttttttatttagaaatatattaaaataaaattattttatttttaaaaattatttttaacatcactatattaaaataatctaaaaatataaaaaaataaattaaaataaaaataaaaaataaaaaacatgattttcatGACATTTGCAAACAGTAACAAACAAATTTAAACTAGGtacatattttttagaaaaaaggtAAAAGTGTCATTGGGTTCAACAAATTGAGCATTTGAATCATAGTTTCAAGACATGGTCAGGTCCAGGGTTTAGGTTCTGAGTTTTGATCGGGT includes:
- the LOC118030600 gene encoding probable pectate lyase 4 translates to MGNSHAHGDHRKFRNNGNVPSPDKTASAPSPSQPVPPSIYQPEHILIPNSSIHASYMATSLPYSHVDSALRALAAQAEGFGRCAIGGLHGPIYYVTTLLDDGPGSLRDGCRKKEPLWIVFEVSGTIQLGSYLNVSSYKTIDGRGQRIKLTGKGLRLKECEHVIICNLEFEGGRGPDVDGIQIKPNSKHIWIDRCSLRDYDDGLIDINRESTDITVSRCHFAQHDKTMLIGADPTHVGDRCIRVTIHHCFFDGTRQRHPRVRFGKVHLYNNYIRNWGIYAVCASVESQIYSQCNIYEAGQKKIAFKYLSEKAADKEEASSGCIRSEGDLFVIGAQAGLMTEDGEFCMFHPSEYYPTWTAEPPTDSLKQVLQHCTGWQCVPRPADHPLAAQ